The Setaria italica strain Yugu1 chromosome IX, Setaria_italica_v2.0, whole genome shotgun sequence genome has a window encoding:
- the LOC101768916 gene encoding uncharacterized protein LOC101768916: protein MAVAMLRDLKYVVGSLLGKGEVMQDLEYSMRTKGDLTRLEEARLRAFSGIATRGFATGAAIYSFMGWFMTGSGAFLTGKLMYYIALRMCAQLILEVYDPEDRMKMELANMHEYLLSIVMTNHWLKL, encoded by the exons ATGGCCGTCGCGATGCTACGGGACCTGAAGTATGTCGTCGGCTCCTTACTTGGCAAG GGGGAAGTGATGCAAGATCTGGAGTATTCCATGCGTACTAAG GGAGACTTGACCCGATTGGAGGAGGCGAGGCTCCGGGCTTTCAGCGGGATTGCAACAAGGGGATTCGCCACGGGCGCCGCAATTTACAGTTTCATGGGGTGGTTCATGACCGGCA GTGGTGCTTTTCTAACAGGAAAGTTGATGTATTATATAGCCTTGCGTATGTGTGCTCAACTCATTTTGGAAGTTTACGATCCAGAAGACCGCATGAAGATGGAACTCGCTAACATGCATG AATACTTACTAAGCATAGTGATGACAAACCACTGGTTGAAGCTGTAA